Proteins from a single region of Flaviflexus salsibiostraticola:
- a CDS encoding peptidoglycan bridge formation glycyltransferase FemA/FemB family protein, translated as MRFTRLSQSAYARFVEEQERVLFPQLPLYAEQRRGEGTEVHEVGVVDTVDGQERVVAAALVRHQPWKRAFTRANIAYGPVMDYSDRRLVTFFFESLITHLKKDRRMLALRFNPLLAERFYDDITPTGPNPVASTFKAAMAELGITNLQKEFYESADIQARFFYTKDIAGMSFKDLTKSVDQVVRTGFNRAGTPGVEVRFLEADEFHILEDILSHTADRSQMQEISTGAMSFYQGMKRVSPDKVFAPVAVLNCDDYLAGIATETAELTAKVAAVDEHEQALEAEGKNLAKKQRTARNEAKSRREVLERRAEETRSHRATAGNEIVLAGSLFIACPNELVYLLSGSYREYQSYYGIYLVHRAMLEWAVEHGIDRYNTFGITGDFTEDASDAGVLHFKRQFKGDVEELVGTWEAPIRPLLAKALGAIG; from the coding sequence ATGCGATTCACCCGCCTGTCCCAGTCCGCATACGCCCGCTTCGTTGAGGAGCAGGAGCGTGTGCTCTTCCCCCAGCTGCCGCTCTATGCGGAGCAGCGCCGCGGCGAGGGTACCGAGGTCCACGAAGTTGGGGTTGTCGACACGGTCGACGGGCAGGAGCGAGTCGTCGCCGCAGCCCTCGTGCGCCATCAGCCCTGGAAGAGGGCTTTCACGCGGGCGAATATTGCCTACGGCCCGGTCATGGACTATTCCGACCGTCGGCTCGTCACGTTCTTCTTCGAGAGCCTCATCACCCACCTCAAGAAGGACCGGCGGATGCTGGCGCTGCGCTTCAATCCGCTCCTTGCGGAGCGGTTCTATGACGACATCACTCCAACCGGGCCGAATCCCGTCGCGAGCACGTTCAAGGCGGCGATGGCGGAGCTCGGGATCACGAACCTTCAGAAGGAGTTCTACGAGTCGGCCGACATTCAGGCCCGCTTCTTCTACACGAAGGACATCGCCGGCATGTCGTTCAAGGACCTGACGAAGTCCGTCGATCAGGTCGTCCGCACCGGCTTCAACCGGGCGGGGACCCCGGGTGTCGAGGTCAGGTTCCTCGAGGCCGACGAGTTCCACATCCTTGAGGACATCCTCTCCCACACCGCCGACCGGTCGCAGATGCAGGAGATCTCCACAGGCGCCATGTCGTTCTACCAGGGGATGAAGCGAGTCAGCCCCGACAAGGTGTTCGCACCGGTCGCGGTCCTCAACTGCGACGACTACCTCGCCGGTATCGCCACCGAGACCGCCGAGCTCACCGCCAAGGTCGCCGCTGTTGACGAGCACGAGCAGGCTCTCGAGGCGGAGGGGAAGAACCTCGCGAAGAAGCAGCGCACCGCCCGCAACGAGGCGAAATCGCGACGTGAGGTGCTCGAGCGCCGCGCCGAGGAGACCCGCTCTCACCGAGCGACGGCTGGCAACGAGATCGTGCTCGCCGGATCTCTCTTCATCGCCTGCCCGAACGAGCTCGTCTATCTCCTCTCCGGCTCCTACCGGGAGTACCAGTCGTACTACGGCATCTACCTCGTCCACCGCGCCATGTTGGAATGGGCGGTCGAGCACGGAATCGACCGCTACAACACCTTCGGCATCACGGGCGACTTCACCGAGGATGCCTCCGACGCTGGTGTCCTCCACTTCAAGCGACAGTTCAAGGGCGATGTCGAGGAGCTCGTCGGCACGTGGGAGGCCCCGATCCGGCCCCTGCTGGCCAAGGCACTCGGCGCGATCGGCTGA
- the putP gene encoding sodium/proline symporter PutP — protein sequence MSQITGQTIALIVYFLAMILIGVWGFKKTKNYDDYMLAGRRLHPFPAALSAGASDMSGWLLMGLPGAIYAAGLVEGWIAVGLTIGQYLNWKFVAPRLRSYTEIARDSITIPSFFNARLAGTGRGLTITAGIITLIFFIFYISSQLVASGKYFESAFGWDYIWGMLLIAVIVVVYTFAGGFIAVAWTDMAQGLLMMAALLIVPITVTIQAGGPGDVASIVNDQILTGSGIPNGLDPFAGLTVMAVLGAIGWGMGYVGQPHIVVRFMALRTPQDAVYGRRIGISWMIISVGGAVLTAIVGISYFQPETNPLSDPETVFIALTAALFHPLIGGLILAAVLAAIMSTISSQLLVSSSAMVEDVYSGITKKRMSRTGGVRAGRIAVLITALIAAGISITPNDTVLNLVGFAWAGFGSSFGPIVILALFWKGLTARGAMAGMITGAAIVIVWGNIDGGIFDLYEMVPAFLTALLVTWLVSRMTPYPADIQEEINTEFDQAVRLTKVWDVDEAKTASSRHLDADGNIIERSPRSADPINPPQA from the coding sequence ATGAGTCAGATAACAGGACAGACGATCGCACTGATCGTCTATTTCCTCGCCATGATCCTCATCGGAGTGTGGGGATTCAAGAAGACGAAGAACTACGACGACTACATGCTTGCCGGGCGCAGGCTCCACCCGTTCCCGGCCGCGCTGTCGGCAGGCGCCTCGGATATGTCCGGCTGGCTCCTCATGGGTCTGCCCGGCGCGATCTACGCTGCTGGCCTTGTCGAGGGCTGGATCGCCGTCGGCCTGACGATCGGCCAGTATCTCAACTGGAAGTTCGTCGCCCCGAGGCTCCGCTCGTACACGGAGATCGCCCGCGATTCGATCACAATCCCCTCCTTCTTCAACGCCCGCCTGGCGGGAACGGGTCGGGGCCTGACGATCACGGCCGGCATCATCACGCTGATCTTCTTCATCTTCTACATCTCGTCCCAGCTCGTGGCCTCGGGCAAGTACTTCGAGTCCGCCTTCGGCTGGGACTACATCTGGGGCATGCTCCTCATCGCCGTCATCGTCGTCGTCTACACCTTCGCGGGCGGCTTCATCGCCGTCGCATGGACGGATATGGCACAGGGTCTGCTCATGATGGCGGCCCTCCTCATCGTTCCCATCACCGTGACCATTCAGGCCGGCGGCCCAGGCGACGTCGCCTCGATTGTCAACGATCAGATCCTGACCGGCTCCGGGATACCGAATGGCCTCGACCCCTTCGCCGGCCTCACCGTCATGGCGGTGCTCGGCGCGATCGGCTGGGGCATGGGCTACGTCGGCCAGCCCCACATCGTCGTCCGCTTCATGGCGTTGCGCACCCCGCAGGACGCCGTCTACGGGCGCCGCATCGGCATCAGCTGGATGATCATCTCCGTCGGCGGCGCCGTCCTCACCGCGATCGTCGGCATCTCCTACTTCCAGCCTGAGACGAATCCGCTGAGCGACCCGGAGACCGTCTTCATCGCATTGACCGCCGCCCTCTTCCACCCCCTCATCGGCGGCCTCATCCTGGCCGCGGTTCTCGCCGCGATCATGTCGACCATCTCCTCCCAGCTGCTCGTGAGCTCGTCGGCGATGGTCGAGGATGTCTACTCCGGGATCACGAAGAAGAGGATGTCGCGCACCGGCGGCGTCCGCGCAGGCAGGATCGCGGTTCTCATCACCGCCCTCATCGCCGCAGGCATCTCCATCACCCCGAACGACACCGTCCTCAACCTGGTCGGATTCGCATGGGCGGGCTTCGGCTCGTCCTTCGGGCCGATCGTCATCCTCGCCCTGTTCTGGAAGGGCCTGACGGCACGAGGTGCGATGGCCGGCATGATCACCGGCGCCGCGATCGTCATCGTCTGGGGCAACATCGACGGCGGCATCTTCGACCTCTACGAGATGGTGCCCGCCTTCCTCACCGCCCTGCTCGTGACGTGGCTGGTCTCGAGGATGACCCCGTACCCGGCGGACATCCAGGAGGAGATCAACACCGAGTTCGACCAGGCTGTCCGCCTGACGAAGGTGTGGGATGTCGACGAGGCGAAGACCGCCTCCAGCCGTCACCTCGACGCAGATGGCAACATCATCGAACGCTCGCCGCGATCGGCTGATCCGATCAATCCACCTCAGGCCTGA
- a CDS encoding quaternary amine ABC transporter ATP-binding protein, producing the protein MKGLRCESVYKVFGKDAAKATKMLQKGASLDEIPEDVTVAVNDVSFEVAPGEIFVVMGLSGSGKSTLLRTLNALGPATGGKIFIGDDEITAMSKSAVRKLRADSMSMVFQHFALLPHRTVIDNAAYPLEIAGVKKEERLERAAESLETTGLRGWENNYPSELSGGMRQRVGLARALTADAPILLMDEAFSALDPLIRRDMQELLLEIQEVKRRTIIFITHDLNEAMFVGNRIAVMRNGSIDQIGTAEEILTNPSNDYIERFVQDVDRSRVITASSIMVKPLTRLYRGDGPNVILKKLAEIDSPGGWVTEGGSRHLVGSVYVDEIVSALRRNPRLNSIEDLIHPMHPGVGPDTPLNQVVAPAAGDRLTVPVVSDDNRLLGVIPNVTLLRALGQDDVVMPVDLSAASAASAPSAVDSEPTADAEEKN; encoded by the coding sequence ATGAAGGGCCTTCGGTGCGAAAGCGTCTACAAGGTATTCGGAAAGGACGCGGCCAAAGCGACGAAGATGCTTCAGAAGGGCGCGAGCCTCGATGAGATTCCAGAGGACGTGACCGTCGCGGTCAACGATGTGAGCTTCGAGGTGGCACCGGGCGAGATCTTTGTCGTGATGGGACTGTCGGGCTCCGGCAAGTCCACGCTCCTGCGGACACTCAATGCTCTGGGACCGGCGACGGGCGGGAAAATCTTTATCGGAGATGACGAGATCACCGCGATGTCGAAGTCGGCTGTGCGTAAGCTGCGCGCCGATTCGATGTCGATGGTGTTCCAGCACTTCGCACTGCTGCCGCACCGGACTGTCATCGACAACGCCGCGTACCCCCTTGAAATTGCGGGCGTGAAGAAGGAAGAGCGTCTCGAGAGGGCGGCTGAGTCCCTCGAGACGACGGGCCTGCGGGGCTGGGAGAACAACTACCCGTCCGAACTGTCCGGCGGTATGCGGCAGCGCGTCGGTCTGGCGCGCGCACTGACGGCGGATGCGCCGATCCTCCTCATGGACGAGGCGTTCTCAGCGCTCGACCCGCTGATCAGGCGGGACATGCAGGAGCTGCTCCTCGAGATCCAGGAGGTCAAGCGCCGCACCATCATCTTCATCACCCACGACCTCAACGAGGCGATGTTCGTCGGCAACCGCATCGCCGTCATGCGGAACGGTTCGATCGACCAGATCGGCACGGCCGAGGAGATCCTCACGAACCCGTCGAACGACTACATCGAACGATTCGTCCAGGACGTCGACCGGTCCCGCGTCATCACCGCCTCCTCGATCATGGTCAAGCCGCTCACCCGTCTGTACCGCGGCGACGGTCCCAACGTCATCCTCAAGAAGCTCGCGGAGATCGATTCGCCGGGCGGCTGGGTGACCGAGGGCGGATCGCGGCACCTCGTCGGCTCCGTCTATGTCGATGAGATCGTCTCAGCCCTGCGCAGGAACCCGCGCCTCAACTCAATCGAGGACCTCATTCACCCCATGCACCCCGGTGTCGGCCCCGACACCCCGCTCAACCAGGTGGTGGCCCCCGCCGCCGGCGACCGACTCACGGTCCCTGTCGTCTCTGACGACAATCGACTGCTCGGCGTTATCCCCAACGTCACGCTGCTGCGTGCGCTCGGCCAGGATGACGTCGTCATGCCTGTCGACCTCAGCGCCGCCTCTGCGGCGAGCGCCCCCTCAGCTGTTGATTCAGAGCCCACTGCCGATGCGGAGGAGAAGAACTGA
- a CDS encoding ATP-grasp domain-containing protein yields the protein MTSTPRPELMPVLLGTDVGTYSCARMFHEAFGCRSVTVSGLSRGSISYSSIIDNVYVGRGGTLDDELMIKTLIDIADTDRTPILMPFMDRDVDLVVRHRSELEAAGYIIPLASNDVVERATDKGVLNEVCSSLGLPTVTTVEANLSEDRAVWSAGLAEITFPAVIKPKEGGTAFGRLQFTGQRKVYTAETVEEALSILTMIEGAGFTGTMLVQDMVVGDDTYSWIASGYVDSRGTVTGISMGRQILGLHQSSFIGNAGIIHVIDNPELRSIAENVIAALDLRGFFAIDIKIDSRTGEPYVLDVNPRWGRGSYYAAVGGVNLTRAMVADFIDGIALTPRVGDREGIYAFVPPLTILRWVRDRKLRRHLMSLMLRRPPVHPLSYWKDPNVKRFAYRYAADFNQLRSLISSYPSPSDTAF from the coding sequence ATGACTTCTACACCCCGGCCGGAGCTCATGCCCGTTCTTCTCGGCACCGACGTCGGCACCTATTCGTGCGCCCGAATGTTCCATGAGGCGTTCGGGTGCAGGTCAGTCACCGTTTCCGGCCTGTCAAGAGGGTCGATCTCCTACTCGTCGATCATCGACAACGTCTACGTCGGCCGCGGCGGCACGCTCGACGACGAGCTCATGATCAAGACGCTCATCGACATCGCCGACACGGATCGCACCCCCATCCTCATGCCGTTCATGGACCGCGACGTCGACCTCGTCGTCCGCCACCGCAGCGAGCTCGAGGCGGCCGGCTACATCATTCCCCTCGCGTCGAACGACGTCGTCGAGCGGGCCACCGACAAAGGCGTCCTCAACGAGGTCTGTTCATCTCTCGGACTGCCCACGGTCACGACGGTCGAGGCCAACCTCAGCGAGGACCGGGCGGTCTGGTCGGCCGGCCTCGCGGAGATCACGTTTCCGGCTGTCATCAAGCCGAAGGAGGGCGGCACCGCCTTCGGCCGTCTCCAGTTCACCGGCCAGCGCAAGGTCTACACGGCAGAGACCGTCGAAGAGGCACTGTCGATCCTCACGATGATCGAGGGAGCGGGCTTCACGGGCACCATGCTCGTCCAGGACATGGTCGTCGGCGACGATACGTACTCGTGGATCGCCTCCGGATACGTCGATTCACGCGGCACCGTGACCGGCATCTCCATGGGCCGCCAGATCCTCGGCCTCCACCAGTCCTCCTTCATCGGCAACGCCGGCATCATCCACGTCATCGACAACCCGGAGCTCCGCAGCATCGCCGAGAACGTCATCGCCGCTCTGGACCTGCGGGGCTTCTTCGCGATCGATATCAAGATCGACTCCCGCACCGGCGAGCCCTACGTGCTCGACGTCAACCCCCGCTGGGGTCGAGGCTCCTACTACGCGGCAGTGGGCGGAGTGAATCTCACGCGCGCGATGGTCGCCGACTTCATCGATGGCATCGCCCTCACCCCGCGGGTGGGTGACCGCGAGGGGATCTACGCCTTCGTTCCGCCCCTCACGATCCTGCGCTGGGTCCGCGACAGGAAGCTGCGCCGCCACCTCATGTCGCTCATGCTGCGCCGCCCTCCCGTTCACCCGCTCTCCTACTGGAAAGATCCGAACGTCAAGCGGTTCGCCTACCGCTATGCCGCGGACTTCAATCAGCTGCGCAGCCTCATCTCCTCGTACCCGAGCCCCTCCGATACTGCGTTCTGA
- a CDS encoding 23S rRNA (uracil(747)-C(5))-methyltransferase, whose protein sequence is MTVPGSLTRCSYFNEGLCRSCTHLAVPYADQLSTKQSIAESLLPCAEWLPPVASAEYGFRNKAKIIVAGSTEQPTLGILRNGYGQDLRDCLLYEAPITDAHGPLTEFITRAGLVPYSVPHRSGELKSILVTVNPAGRLLVRFVLRSEASIPSIRQHLPWLAEQIPLTTATANLLPEHVALPEGPTEIHLFGPEVFDMSLGPLELNLRPQGFFQTNTDITRVLYATAAAWVDEIDPSSIWDLYCGVGGFAKSVARPWRTVRGVELSEDAVRAAGGAPTFVAADAGEWAREQETTPDLLIVNPPRRGIGDLAEWIRDSDIDRVLYSSCSFDSAARDLEIMGFTALRAQVFDMFPHTDHMEVLISAARSE, encoded by the coding sequence GTGACGGTTCCCGGCAGCCTGACGCGCTGCTCCTACTTCAACGAGGGTCTGTGCCGCTCGTGCACACACCTCGCGGTCCCCTACGCCGATCAGCTGTCCACCAAGCAGTCCATCGCCGAGTCCCTGCTTCCCTGCGCGGAGTGGCTGCCGCCGGTTGCGAGCGCCGAGTACGGCTTCCGGAATAAGGCGAAGATCATCGTCGCCGGGTCGACGGAGCAGCCGACTCTCGGGATCCTCCGCAACGGCTACGGGCAGGACCTCCGGGACTGCCTCCTCTACGAGGCTCCCATCACCGACGCTCACGGCCCGCTGACCGAGTTCATCACCCGCGCCGGCCTCGTCCCCTACTCGGTGCCCCACCGGTCGGGTGAGCTGAAGTCGATCCTCGTCACCGTCAATCCGGCGGGGAGGCTCCTCGTCCGCTTCGTCCTGCGCTCCGAGGCCTCTATTCCGTCGATCCGCCAGCACCTGCCGTGGCTGGCCGAGCAGATCCCTCTCACGACCGCCACCGCCAACCTCCTGCCGGAGCACGTGGCGCTCCCCGAGGGTCCGACGGAGATCCACCTCTTCGGACCGGAGGTGTTCGACATGAGCCTGGGCCCACTCGAGCTGAACCTGAGGCCGCAGGGCTTCTTCCAGACCAACACCGACATCACCCGCGTCCTCTATGCGACTGCGGCCGCGTGGGTCGACGAGATCGACCCTTCATCAATCTGGGATCTGTACTGCGGGGTGGGCGGCTTCGCGAAGTCCGTCGCCCGTCCGTGGCGGACCGTCCGCGGGGTGGAGCTGTCGGAGGATGCGGTCCGCGCCGCCGGCGGGGCCCCAACATTCGTCGCGGCCGACGCGGGAGAGTGGGCCCGCGAGCAGGAGACGACCCCCGATCTCCTCATCGTCAACCCTCCGCGCCGCGGCATCGGCGACCTCGCGGAGTGGATCCGCGACTCCGACATTGACCGGGTCCTCTACTCCTCCTGCAGCTTCGACTCGGCGGCGAGGGATCTCGAGATCATGGGCTTCACGGCCCTCCGCGCCCAGGTCTTCGACATGTTCCCGCACACGGACCACATGGAGGTCCTGATCTCGGCCGCACGGTCGGAGTGA
- a CDS encoding glycine betaine ABC transporter substrate-binding protein: MMIRKKAGAALTAALAMSLLAACGDDNAADETTDAGGETAATGEISIGVPAGWDEGVVVSHMAEIALEEQGYDVELVNGEIGVIFTGLSTGDMDLLLDAWLPVTHATYLEKYGDDIEELGTWYEEAKLALTVNGDAPIQSIDELADSADEFNNEIIGIDGGAGITRITQEEVIPTYGLEGMDFKISSTAAMLAELEGAMNEGRNIVVTLWSPHWAYGAYDIRDLEDPEGAYGAAEDIKSFGRSGFMDDYPEVAEVLSNFTLSDEELSDLENYALNENADRDTAETVGEWLDENPDVKDRFTIDAN; this comes from the coding sequence ATGATGATTCGAAAGAAGGCCGGCGCGGCGCTCACCGCTGCCCTCGCCATGTCCCTCCTCGCCGCCTGCGGCGACGACAACGCTGCCGATGAGACAACGGACGCCGGCGGCGAGACCGCCGCGACCGGCGAGATCTCAATCGGTGTCCCGGCTGGATGGGATGAGGGCGTCGTCGTCTCCCACATGGCAGAGATCGCCCTCGAGGAGCAGGGCTACGACGTTGAGCTCGTCAATGGTGAGATCGGCGTGATCTTCACGGGCCTCTCGACCGGCGACATGGATCTCCTGCTCGACGCGTGGCTGCCCGTCACACACGCAACCTACCTCGAAAAGTACGGCGATGACATCGAAGAGCTCGGCACCTGGTACGAGGAGGCAAAGCTGGCCCTCACCGTCAACGGGGATGCCCCAATCCAGTCGATCGACGAGCTCGCCGACAGCGCCGACGAGTTCAACAACGAGATCATCGGCATCGACGGCGGCGCCGGCATCACCCGCATCACCCAGGAAGAGGTCATCCCGACCTACGGCCTCGAGGGCATGGACTTCAAGATCTCCTCGACCGCCGCGATGCTCGCCGAGCTTGAGGGCGCGATGAACGAAGGCCGCAACATCGTTGTGACCCTCTGGTCGCCGCACTGGGCGTACGGCGCCTACGACATCCGTGATCTCGAGGATCCGGAGGGCGCCTACGGCGCCGCCGAGGACATCAAATCCTTCGGCCGCAGCGGCTTCATGGACGACTACCCGGAGGTCGCCGAGGTGCTCTCGAACTTCACGCTCTCCGATGAGGAGCTCTCCGACCTGGAGAACTACGCCCTCAACGAGAACGCTGATCGCGACACCGCAGAGACCGTCGGCGAGTGGCTCGATGAGAACCCCGATGTGAAGGACCGCTTCACGATCGACGCCAACTGA
- the ribH gene encoding 6,7-dimethyl-8-ribityllumazine synthase — translation MSTTKTPAPTPNLDTSGLSAAIVAATWHARFMDGLIAGAERACADAGIEPLLVRVPGAFELPVVADRLAQTYDVVVALGVVIRGESPHFDYVCRAATDGLTRVALDRATPVGFGLLTCDNDQQAFDRAGLDGSREDSGYAAAIAALETAVALRRLP, via the coding sequence ATGAGCACGACCAAGACCCCTGCCCCTACTCCCAACCTCGACACCTCGGGCCTGAGCGCTGCGATTGTTGCGGCTACCTGGCACGCCCGGTTCATGGATGGCCTTATCGCCGGTGCGGAACGGGCGTGCGCTGATGCGGGGATCGAGCCGCTCCTCGTGCGTGTCCCCGGGGCCTTCGAACTCCCCGTCGTCGCCGACCGTCTCGCCCAGACCTACGATGTCGTTGTGGCACTGGGTGTTGTCATCAGGGGTGAAAGCCCGCACTTCGACTACGTGTGCCGAGCTGCGACTGACGGCCTCACACGGGTTGCCCTCGATCGTGCGACACCCGTCGGCTTCGGTCTGCTCACCTGCGACAACGACCAGCAGGCCTTCGATCGCGCCGGACTCGATGGTTCGCGTGAAGACAGCGGATATGCGGCTGCCATCGCGGCTCTCGAAACCGCGGTGGCATTGCGCCGGCTTCCGTAA
- a CDS encoding DUF2510 domain-containing protein translates to MENKNGLAEPGWYPGPDGVQRYWDGTTWLSIPAPESGRQGNSRRVRAWLVAGIASAVIVGLIIVGLMFKADRDRALAEESARAEEAASIAAAEEAASIEAAEEAERVREEEERAERRQEQERDARRDSVDEIEASIVTMAEEHAASGLIDGPILEAICSPVAGGSLDDLAEQTTVFDCFVITTEPDENGSQSGYNYNATMNWTTSQYTYGFGSP, encoded by the coding sequence ATGGAGAACAAAAACGGCCTTGCGGAGCCGGGCTGGTATCCCGGACCGGACGGAGTTCAGCGTTATTGGGATGGAACGACATGGCTGTCGATCCCGGCGCCGGAGTCGGGCCGACAGGGCAACTCTCGCCGCGTCCGAGCATGGCTGGTGGCAGGCATCGCATCAGCCGTCATTGTGGGCCTCATTATTGTGGGCCTCATGTTCAAGGCCGATCGAGACCGTGCTCTGGCAGAGGAGTCTGCCCGCGCAGAGGAGGCCGCCAGCATCGCGGCCGCAGAGGAGGCCGCCAGCATCGAGGCGGCCGAGGAGGCTGAGCGCGTCCGAGAAGAAGAGGAGCGCGCGGAGCGCCGGCAGGAACAGGAACGGGACGCACGACGAGACAGTGTTGATGAGATCGAGGCCAGCATAGTGACAATGGCCGAAGAGCACGCCGCGAGCGGACTGATCGACGGGCCGATCCTGGAAGCGATCTGCTCGCCGGTCGCCGGAGGCTCACTCGACGATCTTGCAGAACAGACAACCGTCTTCGACTGCTTTGTCATCACGACGGAGCCCGACGAAAACGGTTCACAATCCGGCTACAACTACAACGCGACGATGAACTGGACCACCAGCCAGTACACCTACGGCTTCGGGTCGCCCTAA
- a CDS encoding ABC transporter permease, with amino-acid sequence MSNELLFEIPLGSWARSAVDWLTANLKGLFDWLSDDLLLPMYRFLANLLTTPDFLSIGVILVIILALWKGWQAGAATAGAVALGYLLNEFVTGGGLALPWWVVAIVFAAIAVGAYFWTNLRVALAVIFTLALAFAIDQWFLVNGVAEDGAMIHGVDNLPEWTIGALLVLVAFATKGWRLALGSLIGFAVIYGVDQWTNAMSTFALVLVASIIAIILGIPIGILAAKNRAVSTAVRPILDFLQTMPAFVYLIPFVVLFGIGVVPGIVATILFSIAPAVRFTELGIKQVDKEVVEAAHAFGAHPGRILGQIELPLARATIMGGVNQVIMLALSMVVIAGMVGAGGLGQDVYTSVTQVNISLGAESGIAVVILAMYLDRVTAAFGTSKHEQLAN; translated from the coding sequence ATGTCCAACGAACTCCTCTTTGAGATCCCCCTCGGATCCTGGGCCCGGTCCGCCGTCGACTGGCTGACCGCGAATCTCAAGGGCCTCTTCGACTGGCTCTCCGACGATCTGCTCCTGCCGATGTACAGGTTCCTCGCGAACCTCCTCACCACCCCCGACTTCCTCTCGATCGGCGTCATCCTCGTCATCATCCTCGCCCTGTGGAAGGGCTGGCAGGCAGGGGCCGCGACCGCGGGCGCCGTCGCACTCGGATACCTTCTCAACGAATTCGTCACCGGCGGCGGCCTCGCCCTCCCGTGGTGGGTCGTGGCAATCGTCTTCGCAGCCATTGCTGTCGGCGCCTACTTCTGGACGAACCTTCGGGTCGCCCTCGCGGTCATCTTCACGCTCGCGCTCGCCTTCGCGATCGACCAGTGGTTCCTCGTCAACGGGGTGGCGGAGGACGGCGCCATGATCCACGGCGTGGATAACCTGCCAGAGTGGACGATCGGAGCGCTCCTCGTACTCGTCGCGTTCGCGACGAAGGGCTGGCGTCTCGCGCTGGGCTCGCTCATCGGCTTCGCCGTCATCTATGGCGTCGACCAGTGGACGAATGCGATGTCAACCTTCGCCCTCGTCCTCGTCGCGTCCATCATCGCCATCATCCTCGGCATCCCGATCGGCATCCTCGCGGCCAAGAACCGTGCCGTCTCGACCGCCGTTCGACCGATCCTCGACTTCCTGCAGACGATGCCCGCCTTCGTCTACCTCATCCCGTTCGTCGTGCTCTTCGGCATCGGCGTCGTCCCCGGCATCGTCGCCACGATCCTCTTCTCGATCGCACCCGCCGTCCGCTTCACCGAGCTCGGCATCAAGCAGGTCGACAAGGAGGTTGTCGAGGCGGCGCACGCCTTCGGCGCGCACCCCGGTCGCATTCTCGGACAGATCGAGCTGCCGCTGGCACGCGCAACGATCATGGGCGGTGTCAACCAGGTCATCATGCTCGCGCTCTCGATGGTCGTCATCGCCGGCATGGTCGGCGCCGGTGGCCTCGGACAGGACGTCTACACGTCGGTGACGCAGGTCAACATCTCCCTCGGCGCCGAGTCCGGTATCGCCGTCGTCATCCTCGCCATGTACCTCGACCGGGTGACGGCCGCGTTCGGCACATCCAAGCACGAACAGCTCGCGAACTAG
- a CDS encoding glycine betaine ABC transporter substrate-binding protein, with translation MISRTTRTVALTTTIAAAAVLSACGSDDDNAGDAQSPAGEIAIGVPAGWDEGVLISNMTAVTLEEQGYEVSLTDGDIGMMFAGVSTGDLDLLMEVALPTLHANYLEAYGDTTEDLGYWYEENISNIAVNADAPIDSIAELAENADLFNNEIIGIDGGAGITRITQEEVIPTYGLEGMDFKISSTAAMLAELDGAMADGRNIAVTLWVPHWAYAAYDIKNLEDPELAFGEPDQLHTFARDGFTADYPDVAEMIGEVHLTEDDLSRAGNYVMNENADRDTYTAVSEWLDDNPEVKERFTVDSDS, from the coding sequence ATGATCTCACGGACCACACGGACCGTTGCACTGACCACCACCATCGCCGCTGCCGCAGTGCTCTCCGCATGCGGAAGCGATGATGACAACGCGGGGGACGCTCAGTCCCCGGCGGGCGAGATCGCCATCGGCGTTCCCGCAGGATGGGATGAGGGTGTCCTCATCTCCAACATGACAGCCGTGACGCTGGAGGAGCAGGGCTACGAGGTCTCGCTCACCGACGGCGACATCGGCATGATGTTCGCCGGCGTCTCGACCGGCGACCTCGACCTGCTCATGGAGGTCGCTCTGCCGACCCTCCACGCCAACTACCTCGAGGCCTACGGCGATACGACCGAGGATCTCGGCTACTGGTACGAGGAGAACATCTCGAACATCGCGGTCAACGCGGATGCTCCGATCGACTCCATCGCCGAGCTCGCCGAGAACGCCGATCTCTTCAACAACGAGATCATCGGCATCGACGGCGGCGCCGGCATCACCCGCATCACCCAGGAAGAGGTCATCCCGACCTACGGCCTGGAGGGCATGGACTTCAAGATCTCCTCGACCGCCGCGATGCTCGCCGAGCTCGACGGTGCGATGGCGGATGGCCGCAACATCGCCGTCACCCTCTGGGTGCCGCACTGGGCGTACGCCGCCTACGACATCAAGAACCTCGAGGACCCCGAGCTGGCTTTCGGCGAGCCCGATCAGCTGCACACCTTCGCTCGGGACGGCTTCACCGCGGACTACCCCGACGTCGCGGAGATGATCGGCGAGGTTCACCTGACCGAGGACGACCTCAGCAGGGCCGGCAACTACGTCATGAACGAGAACGCGGACCGCGACACCTACACGGCGGTCTCCGAGTGGCTCGATGACAACCCCGAGGTCAAGGAGCGCTTCACCGTCGACTCAGACTCCTGA